From a region of the Desulforegula conservatrix Mb1Pa genome:
- the fliW gene encoding flagellar assembly protein FliW: MENVIKIDTTRFGELQIDGKDIYTMPEGILGFSSQRRYVIIDHHSNSFFKWLQSVDKPDLAFVIANPATFMPDYSFELSQNDMDKIKVEKEEDCIVAVILVIPSNPDLITANLKGPIVFNVKEKLAKQIVLADSEYSVEYRIFGDAE; this comes from the coding sequence TTGGAAAACGTAATAAAAATCGATACAACGAGATTCGGAGAGCTTCAAATAGACGGGAAGGACATATACACAATGCCTGAAGGAATTCTGGGTTTTTCCTCCCAGCGCAGATACGTCATCATAGATCATCACAGCAACAGCTTTTTCAAGTGGCTGCAATCTGTTGACAAACCCGATCTTGCTTTTGTAATCGCCAATCCAGCCACTTTCATGCCTGATTACAGTTTTGAGCTTAGCCAGAACGACATGGATAAAATCAAGGTTGAAAAAGAAGAGGACTGCATCGTGGCTGTCATTCTCGTTATACCAAGCAATCCTGATCTGATAACAGCAAATCTTAAAGGCCCCATAGTATTCAACGTAAAAGAGAAACTGGCCAAACAGATTGTACTTGCTGACAGTGAATACAGTGTGGAATACAGGATTTTCGGGGACGCGGAATAA
- the csrA gene encoding carbon storage regulator CsrA: MLVLSRQINEAITIGDEIEISVIEIKGGKVRIGINAPRNIAVYRKEVYLEIKAQNLAAASQGTDMNELDQLFNTKLKNRLK, translated from the coding sequence ATGCTCGTTTTATCAAGGCAAATCAATGAAGCCATTACAATCGGGGATGAGATAGAAATATCCGTGATAGAAATAAAGGGCGGAAAAGTGCGCATAGGTATTAATGCGCCTAGAAACATCGCTGTTTACAGAAAGGAAGTGTATCTCGAAATAAAGGCGCAGAACTTGGCCGCCGCTTCACAGGGTACGGATATGAACGAGCTTGACCAATTATTTAACACAAAATTAAAAAACAGGCTGAAATAG
- a CDS encoding flagellar protein FlaG, producing the protein MSMIKLAGGSGYGLDVSAENPKAADNVRRVLNRDVVAGGNVQFQHDSNSAAQMNGSENYESAKADTKDMFEALMEELRQDLNMEERQVEFSYNQDLRQMVVTVTDKNNGSVVRQIPEEYVLKMVEKFQISGRIEGLLINDKV; encoded by the coding sequence ATGAGTATGATAAAATTAGCCGGAGGGTCAGGCTATGGGCTTGACGTCTCAGCAGAAAATCCAAAGGCTGCTGATAATGTAAGAAGGGTCTTAAACAGGGATGTTGTGGCCGGGGGTAATGTCCAGTTTCAGCATGATTCAAATAGTGCGGCCCAGATGAATGGCTCTGAAAATTATGAGTCTGCTAAGGCTGATACGAAGGATATGTTTGAAGCTCTCATGGAAGAGCTGCGCCAGGATCTGAATATGGAGGAACGGCAGGTGGAATTTTCCTATAACCAGGATCTCAGGCAAATGGTGGTTACTGTGACAGATAAGAATAACGGCAGTGTTGTTAGGCAGATCCCTGAAGAGTATGTTCTGAAAATGGTGGAAAAATTTCAGATTAGCGGCAGAATCGAAGGTCTCCTTATCAATGATAAGGTATAA
- a CDS encoding flagellar protein FliT — protein sequence MKIQTLNDVIDAFEKLQIKHEALIKGGIESIRDKTNDVPDLDIMTDDREQAFRNLQNAFGDMAVVEGDLEGLEGLRQRLSRVLEREDVIKKRVEEYRAGLKESLDRMNHGKKALKGYGSSGF from the coding sequence ATGAAAATTCAGACCCTCAATGATGTGATTGATGCCTTTGAAAAGCTTCAGATAAAGCATGAAGCCCTCATAAAAGGCGGGATAGAAAGTATTCGTGATAAAACAAATGACGTTCCTGATCTGGATATAATGACTGATGACAGGGAGCAAGCTTTCAGGAATCTTCAGAATGCCTTTGGTGATATGGCTGTGGTGGAGGGAGATCTGGAGGGCCTTGAAGGCTTGAGACAGAGGCTTTCGCGGGTGCTTGAGCGGGAAGATGTTATAAAAAAAAGAGTTGAGGAATACAGGGCTGGCCTTAAGGAGTCCCTGGACAGAATGAATCATGGTAAAAAGGCCTTAAAGGGATACGGCAGCTCAGGTTTTTGA
- the fliS gene encoding flagellar export chaperone FliS: protein MTYGSAASAYRKTELVTSSDPKQLILMLYDGAIRFLEQARAGVVSGDIRRRGENLSKVLAIIGELNACLNMDAGGETAEFLRGLYMYMLTELPKVSLDNNIETVDKSMRYLKELKKLWEQRVMGRGEAGAEIRSASPSSEGQRTHGLSFAV, encoded by the coding sequence ATGACCTATGGATCAGCAGCAAGTGCATATAGAAAAACAGAGCTTGTTACGAGCAGTGATCCCAAGCAGCTTATTCTCATGCTTTATGATGGAGCAATAAGGTTTCTGGAGCAGGCGCGTGCTGGCGTTGTTTCTGGTGATATTCGAAGGCGCGGGGAAAATCTTTCAAAGGTTCTGGCCATAATTGGCGAGCTTAACGCTTGTCTTAATATGGATGCAGGCGGAGAAACAGCCGAATTCCTTCGTGGCCTATATATGTATATGCTGACAGAACTTCCCAAGGTAAGTTTGGATAATAATATTGAGACGGTTGACAAGAGCATGAGATATCTAAAAGAGCTTAAAAAGCTTTGGGAACAAAGGGTGATGGGACGCGGAGAAGCAGGCGCTGAAATAAGATCAGCTTCGCCTTCTTCAGAGGGACAGAGGACGCATGGTCTGTCGTTTGCCGTATGA
- the fliD gene encoding flagellar filament capping protein FliD — protein MAGTISTLGIGSGLELQSILDQLKAGEQAPITKKKAEQLVIKDRISEFDTLQASLLSMKDKALGLSLSSTYLKRKVSLSDTKPASVIAQDGIDTGSYNLEVTSLAQKSSWKTSTGVAAADSYVNSTGKDMQFSYSVGTKTRTLNVASGTTISQLAAAINDDAQNLGIKATVSKDGSGATPYKLLLQSNTLGEAGRISDVSMAGLEQWNSNSAFTTGKMTVQDADSDWPTNPVLSGTWNGASAGTYAFTESSGTAKTIGVDEITLNWTGPGATTGSIVVPAGYTAGTKISGPDGMEFAFTPAEVLAGGEEYEVQVENSAINSADTNFVYTYNGATRSVAVPNGSDLRDLADLINNDPANTAGSKVTASLVDSGNGSFKLKLAADTFGADVNVTSTWTGMEMTDASSAMSFAEEAGASGASLDAVVKLDGVSYTRASNTITDIVEGLTIKLQATGQTNIEIAQDAGDVGTNIKDFISNLVKFLNEVDENDNYDKDTKTGGSLFGLSSFSSFRRQLVNQVLSSVDIEGSNIKSLVDLGLDVARDGTISLDTDTLDSAIKDNFEDVKKLMLGDPDKDITGWADTINNSLRYATRTGSGLIATEKAAAETKLAMFDTQIERAQALLDKRYEILTKQFQALDKFSSSMNSMSSYLTSQFDSLSNAQSSNN, from the coding sequence ATGGCAGGTACAATCTCAACACTCGGCATAGGATCAGGGCTTGAACTACAGAGTATACTCGATCAGCTAAAGGCTGGCGAACAGGCACCCATTACCAAAAAAAAGGCTGAGCAGCTTGTTATCAAGGACAGGATCTCCGAGTTCGACACTCTCCAGGCAAGCCTTTTGAGTATGAAGGACAAGGCTCTTGGTCTCAGCTTGAGTTCGACATATCTAAAGAGAAAAGTATCTCTGAGCGATACAAAGCCAGCTTCTGTAATTGCCCAGGACGGGATTGATACCGGCAGCTATAATCTGGAAGTAACGAGTCTTGCCCAGAAAAGTTCATGGAAGACATCCACCGGAGTAGCAGCCGCAGACAGCTATGTTAATTCCACAGGAAAAGACATGCAATTTTCATATTCTGTGGGAACAAAAACCAGAACTCTGAACGTGGCAAGCGGTACAACAATATCACAGCTTGCCGCAGCAATAAATGATGATGCCCAGAATCTTGGAATCAAGGCAACTGTCTCAAAAGATGGTTCAGGGGCAACTCCTTACAAACTGCTTCTTCAGTCAAATACATTGGGTGAGGCTGGCAGGATTTCAGATGTTTCCATGGCAGGACTCGAGCAATGGAATTCAAATTCGGCTTTCACAACAGGTAAGATGACGGTACAGGATGCCGATTCTGACTGGCCCACAAACCCTGTTTTAAGCGGGACATGGAACGGAGCCTCTGCAGGAACATATGCTTTCACAGAATCAAGCGGCACTGCAAAGACAATTGGTGTTGACGAAATAACCCTGAACTGGACAGGCCCAGGAGCAACAACCGGCTCCATTGTGGTCCCAGCAGGATATACTGCAGGCACAAAGATCAGCGGCCCGGACGGTATGGAGTTTGCGTTTACTCCTGCCGAAGTTCTTGCAGGCGGAGAAGAATATGAGGTTCAGGTTGAAAATTCAGCGATTAATTCAGCTGATACTAATTTTGTTTATACTTATAATGGAGCCACACGAAGCGTAGCTGTGCCGAACGGTTCAGACTTAAGAGACCTTGCAGACCTGATAAATAATGATCCCGCAAATACGGCAGGTTCAAAAGTCACTGCGAGTCTTGTTGATTCAGGAAATGGCTCATTTAAATTAAAGCTTGCTGCTGATACGTTTGGTGCAGACGTTAATGTCACATCTACATGGACAGGAATGGAGATGACAGACGCATCTTCAGCCATGTCTTTTGCTGAAGAAGCAGGCGCTTCCGGCGCTTCCCTTGATGCTGTGGTAAAGCTTGACGGAGTTTCATATACAAGGGCTTCCAACACAATTACCGATATTGTCGAAGGCCTTACGATAAAGCTTCAGGCCACAGGGCAGACAAATATCGAAATCGCCCAGGACGCGGGTGATGTCGGGACAAATATTAAAGATTTTATTTCGAATTTAGTTAAGTTTTTGAATGAAGTTGACGAAAATGATAATTATGACAAGGATACAAAAACTGGCGGTTCTCTTTTCGGTCTTTCATCCTTTTCATCGTTCAGGCGGCAGCTTGTGAATCAGGTTTTGTCATCGGTTGATATCGAAGGAAGCAATATAAAGTCTCTTGTGGATCTTGGTCTTGATGTTGCGCGCGACGGGACAATCTCCCTTGATACGGACACACTGGATTCTGCCATAAAGGATAATTTTGAGGATGTCAAAAAACTCATGCTTGGTGATCCTGACAAAGATATCACCGGATGGGCGGACACAATAAATAATTCCTTAAGGTATGCTACAAGAACAGGTTCTGGTCTGATTGCGACTGAAAAGGCTGCTGCTGAAACCAAGCTTGCCATGTTTGACACTCAGATTGAGAGGGCTCAGGCTCTTCTTGATAAAAGGTATGAGATTCTTACAAAACAGTTTCAGGCGCTTGATAAATTTTCTAGCAGTATGAACTCAATGTCTTCATATTTGACCAGTCAGTTTGATTCATTAAGTAATGCGCAAAGCAGTAATAATTAG
- a CDS encoding flagellin N-terminal helical domain-containing protein gives MGLRINTNIQALNAHKNLTKTDSTLGASLERLSSGLRINKAADDASGLAIADTLRAQHTGIGQAIANANDGVNIIQIADGALEESLNIVNTIRTKAIQSASDGQSATSRKAIQADVNKLLEELEMIGNTTAYNGVSLLDGGFINKSFHVGAYKDQVVGVNIGDARGTKIGAMAYAETNKEAEAAVSNPFVRGSQVTAEALKLGDVRLNGIQIGSTIVQDATFGSTGTAFSKAAAINAKTNETGVAAKATTELVFRVGGALTATSMNDISLSAASTAAMAASVINNNSSAKAQGLRAELVTGSQVRVIATDGRNLVLSAGAAVYVNGANVSGASYTQRGTLTLSNARAMTNGEAYVKAGTISSGEMVINGVDIAAGGALTVKNGDLDHTLVDTINNNKDLQSLGIRAELYKDKGDTNFRLRLISDNAPIEVSGSDPNKVAQLVSGTTQGLKTTGVVLEGAATDSSPSTDNYLRMLGFDGAQFGTGELDGASNSGGNDVAVVSKAYLKSSQVTAEAIKKGDLLVNGIQIGSTINQATTFGSYGTAFAKAAAINAKTNETGVAAKATTELIFRVGGALTATSINDISLSAASTAAMAASVINNNSNAKAQGLRAELVTGSQVRIVAADGRNIVLSAGAAVHVNGLNVSGGAYTQRGTLTLTNSRAMVNGEGAILADTLNEGELIINGVDIAKGGSLTIKAGDADRTLVDAINNNADLQKMGIRGELYKAAGDTNFRLRLISDRDEITVSGTDPNKVAKMVGGTTSGTMSTEINLGGALVDSNLTEDNYLRTIGLDGAQYGTAEATGVNNTGGNDRLVFGKDRLNYNFGDVQINGYKVGETVDDGISHALGDKSAAALAAAVNLVKAATGVEADVIKAVQEGAGTVAAGTLQQRDLVINGVDIVRDNTGGNGMAILDGDADHTLMSAINEYKDQTGVIASINDAGKLVLSAVDGRNIHVQSTANGNKLGKFEADFGEGKGVAQDSVYMGNIRLVADASFKVDGAGSSDAAKEISLLKMGLAGGGASTKATSDLKGDGTFIAGVNYDSAIAKVDVTTQEGAEMAIRSADYAIKRLDSLRSGLGSTQNQLTSTIANLSVTKINVQATESTIRDVDFAAESTTFSKMQVLMQAGTYAQSQANAMSQNVMRLLQ, from the coding sequence ATGGGTCTTAGAATAAATACCAATATACAGGCACTCAACGCTCACAAGAACCTTACAAAGACAGACTCGACCCTCGGCGCGTCTCTTGAAAGGCTCTCGAGCGGTTTGCGCATTAATAAGGCGGCTGATGACGCTTCTGGTCTTGCCATTGCAGATACTCTCCGCGCCCAGCACACTGGTATCGGACAGGCAATAGCAAATGCCAACGACGGCGTTAACATCATCCAGATCGCAGACGGCGCTCTGGAAGAATCCCTTAACATAGTAAACACAATCAGAACCAAGGCAATCCAGTCAGCTTCAGACGGACAGAGCGCAACATCAAGAAAGGCAATCCAGGCTGACGTTAACAAACTCCTCGAAGAACTTGAAATGATCGGTAACACCACCGCATACAACGGCGTAAGCCTTCTTGACGGCGGATTCATCAACAAGTCCTTCCATGTCGGCGCATATAAGGATCAGGTTGTTGGCGTAAACATAGGCGACGCGAGAGGAACAAAGATAGGCGCAATGGCTTATGCAGAAACAAATAAGGAAGCGGAAGCCGCTGTTTCGAATCCTTTTGTGCGTGGGTCTCAGGTTACCGCAGAGGCTTTGAAACTGGGTGATGTAAGGCTTAATGGAATTCAGATCGGATCTACAATTGTTCAGGACGCTACTTTTGGTTCAACTGGGACTGCATTTTCAAAAGCCGCAGCTATAAATGCAAAGACCAATGAAACAGGTGTCGCTGCTAAAGCAACAACAGAGCTGGTTTTCAGAGTTGGCGGTGCACTTACAGCAACAAGCATGAATGATATTTCTCTTTCTGCTGCAAGCACTGCGGCTATGGCAGCCAGTGTTATTAATAATAACTCAAGCGCAAAAGCCCAAGGATTAAGGGCTGAGCTTGTTACAGGAAGCCAGGTTCGTGTCATAGCAACTGATGGGCGTAATTTGGTGCTAAGTGCAGGAGCTGCAGTTTACGTGAATGGAGCCAATGTTTCTGGCGCGTCATATACCCAGCGCGGTACTCTGACACTCAGTAACGCTAGGGCTATGACTAATGGAGAGGCTTATGTCAAAGCAGGAACAATAAGTTCAGGTGAAATGGTCATTAACGGTGTTGACATAGCTGCTGGCGGCGCTCTCACAGTTAAGAACGGAGACTTGGATCATACTCTCGTTGATACTATAAACAATAACAAAGACCTCCAGTCTTTGGGAATAAGGGCTGAGCTTTATAAGGACAAAGGAGATACAAATTTCAGACTTCGCCTTATCTCCGATAACGCACCTATAGAAGTCTCAGGTTCTGACCCAAATAAGGTCGCTCAGCTCGTTTCAGGTACAACGCAAGGTTTGAAAACCACGGGTGTTGTTCTTGAAGGAGCTGCAACAGATTCAAGTCCAAGCACTGATAATTATCTCAGGATGCTTGGTTTTGATGGAGCACAGTTTGGAACAGGGGAATTGGACGGGGCTTCTAATTCAGGTGGAAATGATGTAGCTGTGGTCAGTAAAGCATATCTTAAGTCCTCCCAGGTTACAGCAGAGGCGATTAAAAAAGGTGATCTTCTTGTAAATGGAATTCAGATTGGTTCTACTATCAATCAGGCCACAACATTTGGTTCGTATGGTACTGCGTTTGCTAAAGCAGCTGCGATAAATGCAAAGACCAATGAGACAGGTGTTGCTGCAAAAGCTACTACAGAATTGATTTTCAGGGTTGGAGGCGCACTTACTGCTACAAGTATAAATGATATTTCTTTGTCGGCAGCTAGTACTGCGGCAATGGCAGCTAGCGTTATTAACAATAATTCCAATGCAAAAGCTCAGGGACTCAGGGCAGAACTTGTAACTGGATCTCAGGTACGTATCGTTGCTGCTGATGGCCGTAATATTGTATTGAGTGCCGGAGCCGCAGTTCATGTAAATGGCCTAAATGTTTCTGGTGGAGCATATACACAGAGAGGAACTCTTACTCTTACAAACTCAAGAGCTATGGTTAATGGTGAAGGTGCTATTCTTGCTGATACCCTCAATGAAGGTGAGCTTATTATTAATGGTGTTGATATAGCAAAGGGCGGCAGCCTTACGATTAAAGCAGGAGATGCAGATCGCACACTTGTCGATGCAATCAATAATAACGCAGACCTCCAGAAGATGGGCATCAGAGGAGAGTTGTACAAGGCTGCTGGTGATACTAACTTCCGCCTGCGCCTTATTTCTGATCGTGATGAAATAACTGTGAGTGGCACTGATCCGAACAAGGTCGCAAAGATGGTTGGCGGTACAACATCAGGTACCATGTCCACAGAGATTAATCTTGGAGGAGCTCTTGTTGATTCAAATCTGACAGAGGATAATTATCTGCGTACAATAGGTCTTGATGGTGCTCAGTATGGAACCGCAGAAGCTACCGGCGTGAATAACACAGGTGGCAATGACAGGCTTGTGTTCGGAAAAGACAGGCTGAATTATAACTTCGGTGATGTCCAGATCAACGGCTACAAAGTCGGCGAAACAGTGGATGACGGCATATCCCACGCTCTTGGTGACAAAAGCGCGGCGGCTCTGGCAGCAGCTGTTAATCTTGTAAAGGCAGCCACAGGTGTTGAGGCTGACGTTATAAAGGCTGTTCAGGAAGGCGCAGGCACAGTTGCGGCAGGTACTCTCCAGCAGAGAGACCTTGTGATCAATGGTGTTGATATAGTTCGTGACAACACAGGTGGTAATGGCATGGCCATACTTGATGGCGACGCTGACCATACCCTCATGAGCGCAATCAATGAATACAAGGATCAGACCGGCGTTATAGCAAGCATCAATGATGCTGGGAAGCTTGTTCTTTCAGCTGTAGACGGCAGAAACATCCATGTTCAGTCAACAGCAAACGGTAACAAGCTCGGCAAGTTCGAGGCTGACTTTGGCGAAGGCAAGGGTGTTGCCCAGGATTCAGTATACATGGGTAATATCAGGCTTGTTGCTGATGCAAGCTTCAAGGTTGACGGCGCAGGTTCCAGCGACGCTGCAAAGGAAATCAGTCTTCTCAAGATGGGTCTTGCAGGCGGCGGTGCTTCAACCAAGGCAACAAGTGACCTTAAGGGCGACGGTACTTTTATTGCCGGCGTGAACTATGACAGCGCAATAGCAAAGGTTGACGTAACAACCCAGGAAGGCGCCGAAATGGCCATCAGGTCCGCTGACTATGCGATCAAGCGCCTCGATTCATTAAGGTCTGGCCTTGGTTCTACCCAGAACCAGCTCACCAGTACCATCGCCAACCTGTCTGTAACCAAGATCAACGTACAGGCAACTGAAAGTACAATCCGTGACGTTGACTTTGCTGCAGAAAGTACAACATTCTCCAAGATGCAGGTTCTTATGCAGGCTGGTACCTATGCACAGTCCCAGGCAAATGCAATGAGCCAGAATGTTATGAGACTGCTTCAGTAA
- a CDS encoding endonuclease/exonuclease/phosphatase family protein gives MYAWLVICIICIAVNACFVIPWYLSPKDGSSSYPGDYLKIILSNVHAENTDYSGILMLVEKEKPDIVILLEVTDECLRQVSELEKHFPFKISRPRQDNFGIAMFSRIPWKKAEVIYLGKADLPSVFADIDVNGKKFRLIGTHPAPPINKDLFDLRNDHIEELSSFIEKQPTPVILAGDLNLTMWSSYYKKMIEKTGLKNARKGFGLLPSWPTMFPAMMIPLDHFLFGPGFEVVDVRVAGSVGSDHLPVIAEFAVF, from the coding sequence ATGTATGCATGGCTTGTTATTTGTATTATCTGCATTGCGGTGAATGCCTGTTTTGTAATTCCATGGTATTTATCCCCGAAAGATGGAAGCAGTTCTTACCCTGGAGACTATCTGAAGATCATTCTTTCAAATGTTCATGCTGAAAATACTGACTATTCAGGCATACTCATGCTGGTTGAAAAGGAAAAGCCTGATATTGTAATTCTGCTTGAAGTGACTGATGAATGTCTCAGGCAGGTTTCGGAACTTGAGAAACATTTTCCTTTTAAAATATCCAGACCTCGCCAGGATAATTTTGGAATAGCCATGTTCAGCAGGATTCCATGGAAAAAGGCCGAGGTCATCTATTTGGGCAAGGCTGATCTTCCAAGCGTGTTTGCCGATATCGATGTGAATGGCAAAAAATTCAGACTGATAGGGACTCATCCCGCGCCGCCGATCAATAAGGATTTGTTTGACCTAAGGAATGATCATATAGAAGAATTAAGCTCTTTTATAGAGAAACAGCCAACTCCCGTTATTCTGGCAGGTGATCTGAATCTCACAATGTGGTCTTCGTATTACAAAAAAATGATTGAGAAGACAGGCCTGAAAAATGCCAGAAAAGGATTCGGGCTTTTACCTTCATGGCCCACCATGTTTCCGGCAATGATGATACCTCTGGATCACTTCTTGTTCGGCCCTGGCTTTGAGGTGGTTGACGTAAGAGTCGCCGGATCTGTGGGGTCTGATCATCTGCCGGTTATTGCAGAATTCGCGGTATTCTGA
- a CDS encoding tRNA dihydrouridine synthase, which translates to MNIIEKLAKPIILGGKIIPNRLILAPMAGLTHIAFRALLEEIGGCGLMYMEMCGASALPNENRNHSPVFKWRDEEAPRLVCQIVGSEPGIMANAAERIEKEGFFGVDLNFGCSVAAICKKNSGADILRDPDRAVAIVEAVRSSVSIPLSVKFRTGWEDDPEKAALLGQGMEKAGADFFIFHPRVAPDRRTRPPRMDHIRVLKESVNIPVFGNGDVFTRQDCHKMFETTGCDGIALGRAAIAKPWIFKEWINGIDLSPEIYLRVAMRLTYLLEEYNEPVRAVRLFKKWAVYFAASFVYGHSIRPKLCRGENMDEIRKNLMEILDPAPEISERPSTHLFTV; encoded by the coding sequence TTGAATATTATAGAAAAGCTTGCAAAACCTATTATACTTGGCGGGAAAATAATTCCAAACCGTCTGATTCTCGCTCCAATGGCAGGGCTAACACATATTGCATTCCGGGCTCTCCTTGAGGAGATAGGCGGATGCGGACTCATGTATATGGAAATGTGCGGCGCGTCCGCGCTTCCCAATGAAAACAGAAACCATTCTCCTGTCTTTAAATGGAGAGATGAAGAAGCACCACGCCTCGTATGCCAGATAGTCGGATCAGAACCAGGCATCATGGCAAATGCTGCTGAAAGAATAGAAAAAGAAGGCTTTTTCGGAGTGGACTTGAATTTTGGATGCTCTGTGGCTGCAATATGCAAAAAGAACAGTGGCGCTGATATTTTGAGGGATCCTGATAGGGCTGTCGCAATTGTGGAAGCTGTCAGGTCGTCTGTTTCCATTCCTTTGTCTGTCAAATTCAGGACAGGCTGGGAAGATGACCCTGAAAAAGCGGCTCTGCTTGGTCAGGGAATGGAAAAGGCCGGGGCTGATTTTTTTATATTTCATCCAAGGGTCGCCCCTGACAGAAGAACAAGGCCGCCCAGGATGGATCATATCAGGGTTCTTAAAGAATCTGTTAATATACCTGTTTTCGGGAACGGAGATGTTTTTACAAGGCAGGACTGCCATAAAATGTTTGAAACAACAGGCTGCGACGGGATTGCTCTGGGCAGGGCCGCAATTGCAAAACCCTGGATTTTTAAGGAATGGATAAATGGAATTGATCTAAGCCCTGAAATATATCTTAGGGTGGCCATGAGGCTGACATATCTGCTCGAAGAATATAATGAGCCTGTGAGGGCTGTAAGGCTTTTTAAAAAATGGGCGGTTTATTTTGCAGCCAGCTTTGTATACGGGCATTCCATAAGGCCCAAGCTTTGCAGAGGGGAGAATATGGACGAGATCAGGAAAAATTTGATGGAGATTCTTGATCCTGCGCCTGAAATATCCGAAAGACCCAGTACCCATCTTTTCACTGTGTGA
- the rarD gene encoding EamA family transporter RarD, whose translation MNSGSLYAIAAYVLWGILPVYWKSLGHVSAVQLISHRIVWSFLSLSILIIVSGQAKNMIESVRKPGVFLSFIPASALISINWLLYIWSVNSGYIIEASLGYFINPLISVLIGVVFFSEKLRPFQWASVAVAASGVIFLTFAHGSLPWIALTLAFSFAFYGFAKKKARLGSLFGLTIETAILGLPALFYLIWCGLNGTGAFLNHSPGSDILMAGAGIMTSLPLLMFASAAVRIPLSQVGLFQYISPTLQLVIGIFVYNESFTKDRFIGFGIVWAALLLYALEGFFHSRLKTADLKV comes from the coding sequence ATGAATTCAGGCAGTCTTTACGCAATAGCCGCATATGTTCTTTGGGGGATTCTTCCTGTCTACTGGAAGTCTCTTGGCCATGTCTCTGCTGTCCAGCTGATAAGCCACAGAATTGTGTGGTCTTTTCTGTCTCTGTCGATTCTAATCATTGTATCTGGTCAGGCTAAAAACATGATTGAGTCTGTCAGAAAGCCCGGCGTTTTTCTTTCGTTTATTCCGGCCTCGGCCTTGATAAGTATCAACTGGCTGCTTTATATATGGTCTGTAAATTCAGGATATATAATTGAAGCAAGCCTAGGGTATTTTATTAATCCTTTGATAAGCGTACTTATCGGCGTCGTTTTTTTTAGTGAAAAATTGAGGCCTTTTCAATGGGCTTCGGTCGCAGTTGCTGCATCCGGCGTTATATTTCTGACATTTGCCCATGGTTCTCTTCCCTGGATTGCATTGACGCTGGCTTTTTCTTTCGCTTTTTATGGTTTTGCCAAAAAAAAGGCCAGGCTCGGCTCTTTGTTCGGGCTTACCATTGAAACGGCAATACTTGGATTACCAGCGCTGTTTTATCTGATATGGTGCGGCCTTAATGGTACGGGAGCGTTTCTTAACCATTCCCCAGGGTCGGATATCCTCATGGCAGGGGCAGGAATCATGACCTCTCTTCCTCTTTTGATGTTTGCGTCTGCAGCTGTGCGGATTCCTCTTTCCCAAGTAGGCCTGTTCCAGTACATATCTCCGACCTTACAGCTTGTAATAGGCATTTTTGTTTACAATGAATCTTTTACAAAAGACAGATTCATCGGATTCGGGATAGTCTGGGCGGCCCTTTTATTGTATGCTCTGGAAGGATTTTTTCATTCACGTTTAAAAACAGCGGATCTCAAGGTATAG
- a CDS encoding MarR family winged helix-turn-helix transcriptional regulator, with amino-acid sequence MELQDCIVFLLAKTSQAGYRFWGNFISEMNVTTVQAMVLILLNRKEGVTSKELGEQTQLDSATMTGLLDRLAALGLIEKKQNPKDRRTILVFLTKDGRLKAEKLDVLFDKAHNEFISCLSAEESDTLRENLKRILDFHATGKGK; translated from the coding sequence ATGGAACTACAGGACTGCATAGTATTTCTTCTGGCAAAGACCAGCCAGGCCGGTTACAGATTCTGGGGCAATTTTATTTCAGAGATGAATGTAACTACTGTACAGGCCATGGTGCTTATTCTTCTGAACCGGAAGGAAGGCGTAACATCAAAAGAGCTTGGGGAACAGACCCAGCTCGACAGCGCCACGATGACAGGACTTCTGGATCGCCTTGCAGCCCTTGGACTTATAGAAAAAAAACAGAACCCCAAAGACCGCCGCACCATTCTTGTTTTTCTTACAAAAGATGGCAGACTAAAGGCCGAAAAACTGGACGTGCTTTTTGACAAGGCCCATAATGAGTTTATTTCATGTCTGAGTGCCGAAGAATCAGATACCTTAAGGGAGAATCTTAAGCGTATTCTTGATTTTCATGCGACCGGTAAGGGCAAATGA